One Benincasa hispida cultivar B227 chromosome 5, ASM972705v1, whole genome shotgun sequence genomic window carries:
- the LOC120078223 gene encoding BURP domain-containing protein BNM2C-like, with protein MEGSRQASWFIFLILLFLLMFAEGRVEASMGEIDEKSKQIEMKDFIEATSSTQNPIIKMVTQMGNNIENSQDDKFPKKKNNNNDDSSSSSSHMNHNINPLLIVFFTINDLKVGKKLAIYFPKRDPSKSPPFLPKQKADQIPFAFKQLPHILSYFSFPPNSPQAQAIKETLQQCELKPIKGETKFCATSMESMMDFVKTSLIFPTKSYSSSSSSFKLLKTSHLTKSNVHFQNYTIFDTPMEIAAPKLVACHTMPYPYAIYYCHYQEGDNNVLKIELEGENGDRVEALAICHMDTSQWSSTHPAFQVLKLQPGDMPICHFFPADDFVWIPVA; from the exons ATGGAGGGCAGCAGACAGGCTTCTTGGTTCATCTTCCTAattcttctatttcttcttaTG TTTGCTGAAGGAAGAGTTGAAGCTTCCATGGGTGAAATCGATGAGAAGAGCAAGCAAATTGAAATGAAGGATTTTATTGAGGCAACATCAAGTACACAAAATCCCATCATAAAAATGGTGACACAGATGGgaaataatattgaaaattcCCAAGATGATAAATttccgaagaagaagaataataataatgatgattcttcttcatcatcatctcatATGAATCACAATATAAACCCTTTACTCATAGTTTTCTTCACAATCAATGACCTAAAGGTTGGCAAAAAACTAGCAATCTATTTCCCCAAAAGAGACCCTTCAAAATCCCCTCCATTTTTACCCAAACAAAAAGCTGATCAAATCCCTTTTGCCTTCAAACAACTCCCTCATAtcctc TCTTATTTCTCCTTCCCTCCAAATTCCCCTCAAGCTCAAGCAATCAAAGAAACCCTCCAACAATGTGAGCTCAAACCCATCAAAGGAGAGACCAAATTTTGTGCAACTTCCATGGAATCAATGATGGATTTTGTAAAAACATCCTTAATATTTCCAACAAAATCTTATTCTTCATCATCCTCATCATTTAAGCTTCTCAAAACTTCACATCTTACTAAATCCAATGTCCATTTCCAAAATTACACAATCTTTGATACCCCTATGGAAATTGCAGCTCCTAAGCTTGTGGCTTGTCACACCATGCCATATCCTTACGCCATTTATTATTGTCATTACCAAGAAGGAGATAATAATGTGTTGAAAATTGAATTGGAAGGTGAAAATGGAGATAGAGTTGAAGCTTTGGCAATTTGTCATATGGATACTTCTCAATGGAGCTCTACCCATCCTGCCTTTCAAGTCCTCAAACTTCAACCAGGGGACATGCCCATTTGCCATTTCTTCCCTGCTGATGATTTTGTTTGGATTCCTGTTGCTTGA
- the LOC120078247 gene encoding uncharacterized protein LOC120078247: MKGLGFITFFLLILFANTIESGYELGDRHRRNLIDDKSFHETIIHSDPNSLLSENKMDDCTQTLKLVDGKLFVQNIKPRPSATFYPNDIKTKQFTKDLEPRPSATFYPDDVKTKLFTKDLEPRPSATFYPDDVKTKLFTKDLEPRPSATFYPDDVKMKLFTKDLEPRPSASFYPDDVKKKLFTKDLELRPSASFYPDDVKTKLFTKDLEPRPSGTFYPENLKAKEFFVDAHQDEANRQVAQA, encoded by the exons ATGAAAGGGCTTGGCTTCATCACTTTCTTCTTACTTATCTTG tttGCGAATACCATAGAATCAGGGTATGAATTGGGAGATCGTCATCGGAGAAATTTGATTGACGACAAATCGTTTCATGAAACAATTATCCATTCTGATCCAAACTCACTTCTTTCTGAGAATAAGATGGACGATTGCACCCAAACCTTGAAGCTTGTAGATGGAAAACTTTTCGTCCAGAATATTAAGCCACGGCCAAGTGCGACATTTTATCCTAATGATATCAAAACGAAgcaatttactaaagatttagAGCCACGACCAAGTGCCACATTCTATCCCGATGATGTCAAAACGAAGCTCTTTACTAAAGATTTAGAGCCACGGCCAAGTGCCAC ATTCTATCCCGATGATGTCAAAACAAAGCTCTTTACTAAAGATTTAGAGCCACGACCAAGTGCCACATTCTATCCCGATGATGTCAAAATGAAGCTCTTTACTAAAGATTTAGAGCCACGACCAAGTGCCTCGTTTTATCCCGATGATGTCAAAAAGAAGCTCTTTACTAAAGATTTAGAGCTACGACCAAGTGCCTCGTTTTATCCCGATGATGTCAAAACGAAGCTCTTTACTAAAGATTTAGAACCACGACCAAGTGGCACATTTTATCCGGAGAATCTAAAAGCCAAAGAGTTCTTTGTTGATGCTCACCAGGATGAAGCTAACAGACAGGTGGCACAAGCTTAA